A single genomic interval of Gossypium raimondii isolate GPD5lz chromosome 11, ASM2569854v1, whole genome shotgun sequence harbors:
- the LOC105804661 gene encoding myosin-binding protein 1 has product MGRGGTSSANTGRISRRFSTALSSAFFEWLLLFMLFIDAIVSYLIKKFAHKCKLRTPCMLCSRLDHVFGKEKRKFYMDLVCNDHKLEISSLVYCHAHNKLVDVHGMCESCLFSFATMNKSNAETYRLLVGKLGDFDCGLEEDPSLGNHKLGCSTKRHCSCCNEPWMPREYVKTSIQTRSAVFPDTKFDLPLPVSVEHGHDEQNRSSDVSVWFQATHQRKNQPDPLSHVVYSELQIDSESESEVKNDAGGEDDGIIIQTHHLKQDLVDQHVQPESQTFTLSDNFASEKFMDPVSALKPSIFISQSESESESESAIIEPLGTIPAESTDLKQHGLEELNWEQASTKIEPSASSKLISIDDVPLSSMDKEASIDVSTEMNLSSIDKVSPWSNAGEIPNQGSEDSKLISLDFLSSSPIDNETLVEVPKESKNISVDNVSPSNVAASSVKESKESSVIETPEVEKISEAKCEEIHVSAEQPLPLPESLVEENRVINGKSIQAINSLDLSDAYKLAVGSKGRQLSGLLVEQWIGRDSSRLSEDLKVLLSQLSSRGMEQLMSDVSPRIAASPRIVVSPRISINSDDLKASDSSAFNGIEILQRRVSLERNESGLSLDGSIVSEIEGESVVDRLKRQVEHDRKLLSALYKELEEERNASAVSTNQAMAMITRLQEEKATLQMEALQHLRMMEEQAEYDMEALQNTNDLLAEKEKEIQDLEAELEFYRLKFPNEFMPEDIVKSAYNLQVTRDTMDHLEANSIEEKAILHTDTVTEKPNIGSTAEETYQSFEDTNKVTMKNPLSEHEHGYQQELIP; this is encoded by the exons ATGGGTAGAGGGGGTACTTCATCTGCTAACACGGGGAGAATTTCCCGTCGGTTTAGTACGGCCTTATCATCAGCCTTTTTTGAATGGCTGTTGCTTTTTATGCTCTTCATTGATGCTATAGTTTCAtacctaataaaaaaatttgctcATAAATGCAAATTGCGAACCCCGTGTATGCTATGCTCAAGACTTGATCATGTTTTTGGCAAAGAAAAACGGAAGTTTTATATGGATCTTGTATGTAATGATCATAAGTTGGAGATTTCATCCTTAGTTTACTGTCATGCTCACAACAAGCTTGTTGATGTTCATGGAATGTGCGAAAGTTGCCTTTTCTCATTTGCTACAATGAATAAGTCTAATGCCGAAACCTATCGGTTATTGGTCGGAAAGTTGGGGGATTTTGATTGTGGTCTTGAGGAGGATCCCTCACTTGGGAATCATAAACTTGGATGTTCAACTAAAAGACACTGTTCTTGTTGCAATGAGCCATGGATGCCAAGAGAGTATGTCAAAACATCGATTCAGACTCGATCGGCTGTGTTTCCGGATACTAAATTTGATCTACCTTTACCGGTTTCTGTAGAACATGGTCATGATGAGCAGAACAGAAGTAGCGATGTGTCTGTTTGGTTTCAAGCTACACATCAGAGAAAAAATCAGCCTGATCCTTTATCTCATGTAGTATATTCGGAGCTTCAGATTGATTCGGAGTCAGAATCTGAAGTGAAAAACGATGCTGGCGGTGAGGACGATGGCATAATTATCCAAACTCATCATCTAAAACAAGATCTTGTTGATCAACACGTGCAGCCAGAGTCTCAAACTTTTACTTTATCTGACAATTTTGCTTCAGAGAAATTCATGGATCCTGTTTCTGCACTTAAGCCTTcaatattcatttcacaatcagaATCAGAATCAGAATCAGAATCAGCCATCATTGAGCCTCTTGGCACTATACCGGCGGAATCTACTGATTTGAAACAACATGGCTTGGAGGAACTTAATTGGGAGCAAGCCAGTACCAAAATCGAGCCATCCGCTTCTTCTAAGCTTATTTCTATTGATGATGTCCCTTTATCATCGATGGACAAGGAAGCTTCTATTGATGTGTCAACAGAAATGAATCTTAGTTCCATTGATAAGGTCTCCCCATGGTCGAATGCTGGTGAAATTCCTAATCAAGGGTCGGAAGATAGTAAGCTTATTTCccttgattttctttcttcGTCTCCAATCGACAATGAAACTCTGGTTGAAGTACCAAAGGAAAGCAAGAACATTTCCGTCGACAATGTTTCTCCATCAAATGTTGCTGCATCTTCCGTCAAAGAATCAAAAGAGAGTA GTGTCATAGAAACTCCTGAAGTTGAGAAGATATCTGAGGCAAAGTGTGAAGAAATCCACGTATCGGCAGAACAGCCACTTCCACTACCTGAATCACTGGTGGAAGAAAACCGTGTCATAAATGGGAAAAGCATCCAAGCGATCAATTCATTGGACCTAAGCGATGCTTATAAGCTAGCTGTAGGTAGTAAAGGTAGACAGTTATCTGGTTTGCTTGTTGAACAATGGATTGGAAGAGATTCTTCTAGACTTAGTGAAGATTTAAAGGTCTTATTGTCGCAATTATCTTCTCGAGGGATGGAGCAATTGATGAGTGATGTAAGTCCTAGGATCGCTGCAAGTCCGAGGATTGTTGTAAGTCCAAGGATATCTATAAACAGTGATGATTTAAAAGCCTCAGATTCTTCTGCATTTAATGGAATTGAGATACTTCAAAGGAGGGTCTCATTGGAGAGAAATGAGTCTGGTTTATCATTAGATGGAAGCATTGTTAGCGAAATCGAAGGTGAAAGCGTGGTTGATCGGCTAAAACGACAGGTTGAGCATGACAGGAAACTATTGAGTGCTTTGTATAAGGAAttggaagaagaaagaaacgcGTCTGCAGTCTCTACAAATCAAGCGATGGCCATGATTACTCGACTGCAGGAAGAGAAGGCAACGCTGCAAATGGAAGCCTTGCAGCACCTGAGAATGATGGAAGAACAAGCCGAGTACGATATGGAAGCACTGCAAAACACAAACGACCTTCTTGcggagaaagagaaagagattcAAGATCTAGAAGCCGAGCTAGAGTTTTACAGGTTGAAGTTCCCCAATGAATTCATGCCGGAGGACATAGTGAAGTCGGCATACAATTTGCAAGTAACACGGGACACAATGGATCATTTAGAAGCTAATAGTATTGAAGAAAAGGCAATCTTACATACAGATACAGTTACCGAAAAGCCGAACATCGGCTCCACAGCTGAAGAAACATATCAATCATTTGAGGACACAAACAAAGTCACCATGAAGAATCCATTGTCTGAACATGAACATGGGTACCAACAAGAACTCATTCCTTGA
- the LOC105804660 gene encoding uncharacterized protein LOC105804660 gives MANHDLILGQSHNLALRQNQPLVLGHDHNLGLTQNHDLELGQTHERHLGLGQDHDLGLGHSHDHELDLGQRHDQEEDVGHSYGHDNELANDRKPDHGDNELVLSEHNELTVSENQELDDSLALAVDDSQEMGIDPVRDLQHSQMVVSLPPVLQVRNSNPTYELAVGQEFPDVKSCRRALRDAAIALHFEMQTIKSDKTRFTAKCASEGCPWRIHAAKLPGVPTFTIRTIHETHTCGGIAHLGHQQASVQWVANTVEQRLRENPNYKPKEILEEIHRVHGITLSYKQAWRGKERIMAAMRGSFEEGYRLLPQYCEQIKRTNPGSIASVYGNPTDNCFQRLFISFQASIYGFLNACRPLLGLDRTYLKSKYLGTLLLATGFDGDGALFPLAFGVVDEENDENWMWFLSELHNLLEINTENMPRLTILSDRQKGVVDGVEANFPTAFHGFCMRHLSESFRKEFNNTMLVNLLWEAAHALTVIEFEAKILEIEEISQDAAYWIRRIPPRLWATAYFEGTRFGHLTANIVESLNSWILEASGLPIIQMMECIRRQLMTWFNERRETSMQWTSILVPSAERRVAEALEYARTYQVLRANEAEFEVISREGTNIVDIRNRCCLCRGWQLYGLPCAHAVAALLSCRQNVHRFTESCFTVATYRKAYSQTIHPIPDKSLWKELSEGDPNANKAVQVVIHPPKSLKPPGRPRKKRVRAEDRGREKRVVHCSRCNQTGHFRTTCAAPI, from the coding sequence ATGGCTAACCATGATTTGATACTTGGACAAAGCCACAATCTAGCATTGAGGCAGAATCAGCCACTGGTGCTAGGCCATGATCATAATTTGGGTCTTACCCAGAACCATGATTTGGAGTTAGGACAAACCCATGAGCGTCATTTAGGCTTGGGACAGGATCATGACTTAGGTTTAGGGCATTCTCATGATCATGAGTTGGATTTAGGACAGAGGCATGACCAAGAAGAGGATGTTGGCCACAGTTATGGGCATGATAATGAGTTAGCTAATGATCGAAAACCAGATCATGGTGACAATGAGTTAGTTTTATCAGAGCATAATGAATTGACCGTTTCAGAAAACCAAGAGCTTGATGATAGTCTGGCATTGGCTGTGGATGACAGCCAGGAGATGGGAATTGATCCTGTCCGAGATTTGCAGCACTCCCAGATGGTAGTTAGTCTTCCTCCTGTCCTTCAGGTTCGGAATTCAAATCCAACTTACGAATTGGCTGTTGGGCAAGAGTTCCCGGATGTCAAAAGCTGTCGTAGGGCATTGAGGGATGCGGCTATTGCTCTTCACTTTGAAATGCAGACCATCAAATCTGATAAGACTCGTTTTACTGCCAAATGTGCAAGTGAGGGATGTCCATGGCGTATTCATGCAGCAAAGCTCCCTGGGGTCCCAACATTCACAATCAGAACCATCCATGAGACCCATACATGTGGAGGGATTGCTCATCTTGGCCATCAACAAGCCTCCGTGCAGTGGGTGGCAAACACTGTGGAACAGCGATTAAGGGAGAACCCTAATTACAAGCCGAAGGAGATATTGGAAGAGATTCACCGAGTTCATGGAATCACCTTATCTTACAAGCAAGCCTGGCGAGGCAAGGAGCGTATCATGGCTGCTATGCGTGGATCTTTTGAGGAAGGGTATCGCCTACTCCCTCAATATTGTGAACAGATCAAGCGGACAAATCCGGGGAGTATTGCGTCTGTTTATGGAAACCCAACTGATAACTGTTTCCAGCGTCTATTCATATCATTTCAGGCCTCAATTTATGGTTTTCTGAATGCTTGTCGACCACTCCTTGGGTTAGATAGGACATATTTGAAAAGCAAGTATCTTGGAACTTTGCTTCTTGCTACTGGTTTTGATGGTGATGGTGCTTTGTTTCCTCTGGCATTTGGTGTTGTTGATGAGGAGAATGATGAAAACTGGATGTGGTTTCTCTCTGAACTTCATAACCTGCTTGAAATCAATACTGAAAACATGCCAAGGCTTACGATTTTGTCTGATAGGCAGAAAGGTGTTGTTGATGGTGTTGAAGCTAATTTCCCTACAGCTTTTCATGGATTTTGCATGCGTCACTTGAGTGAAAGTTTTAGAAAAGAGTTCAATAATACCATGCTTGTCAACCTTTTATGGGAAGCCGCTCATGCCTTGACTGTAATTGAATTTGAGGCAAAGATTCTTGAGATTGAAGAGATATCACAAGATGCTGCATATTGGATCCGGCGAATCCCACCTCGTTTGTGGGCAACAGCCTATTTCGAAGGCACGAGATTCGGGCATCTAACAGCAAACATAGTTGAATCACTGAATTCCTGGATTTTAGAAGCTTCAGGGCTTCCAATAATTCAGATGATGGAATGCATTAGGAGACAGCTTATGACATGGTTCAATGAACGGCGAGAGACTAGCATGCAGTGGACGTCGATACTTGTCCCTTCTGCCGAAAGGCGTGTTGCGGAGGCACTTGAGTATGCACGCACATATCAGGTCCTTCGTGCTAATGAAGCTGAATTTGAAGTTATATCTCGTGAAGGGACAAATATTGTGGACATTCGCAATCGCTGTTGCCTTTGTCGGGGCTGGCAGTTGTATGGTTTGCCATGTGCGCACGCTGTGGCAGCACTTCTTTCTTGCAGGCAGAATGTTCATCGATTTACTGAGAGCTGTTTCACCGTGGCAACATATCGGAAGGCATATTCTCAAACCATTCATCCGATTCCAGATAAAAGTCTATGGAAAGAGTTGTCTGAGGGGGACCCGAATGCCAACAAAGCCGTTCAAGTTGTCATTCACccacccaaatcacttaaacCACCTGGTCGGCCACGAAAAAAGCGAGTTAGAGCAGAAGATCGTGGCCGTGAGAAGCGGGTTGTGCATTGTAGCCGTTGTAATCAGACAGGCCATTTTAGAACAACATGTGCAGCACCAATTTAA